A window of Zingiber officinale cultivar Zhangliang chromosome 5A, Zo_v1.1, whole genome shotgun sequence contains these coding sequences:
- the LOC121979894 gene encoding uncharacterized protein LOC121979894, with amino-acid sequence MVRSKTVVTDLVKGEKLNGDNYGIWHLKIQLLFEDQELIEVLKHEMQDSGEGNTPQARRDQEAYRAWKKKDSQTRAILLSSMHDDLIPVYEQFSTVISIWQALKERLGSR; translated from the coding sequence ATGGTTAGATCAAAGACTGTCGTAACTGATCTCGTCAAGGGAGAGAAGCTGAATGGTGACAATTATGGGATTTGGCACCTGAAAATTCAGCTACTCTTCGAGGATCAAGAACTAATTGAGGTTCTGAAGCACGAGATGCAAGACTCTGGGGAGGGTAACACACCTCAAGCGAGGCGGGATCAAGAGGCGTACCgtgcatggaagaaaaaggatagCCAAACTAGAGCAATCCTTCTGAGTAGCATGCATGATGACTTGATCCCAGTTTATGAGCAGTTTTCTACTGTGATCTCGATCTGGCAGGCTCTTAAAGAGCGCTTGGGCTCCCGGTAA